A window from Cryptomeria japonica chromosome 1, Sugi_1.0, whole genome shotgun sequence encodes these proteins:
- the LOC131029149 gene encoding uncharacterized protein LOC131029149, whose amino-acid sequence MASGTVLCAILFVSWVRNTDHGNQITWTKTQICVTDQSRVLRCNVFQDSSLMINKNEVCGSSISSGPSIDPVLVRYDVECEAQKGLKKRWTSLEERNQPHGLLLSVSVFLFKQILCIRMLLHMYLLIVMVVPKSKLYF is encoded by the exons ATGGCCAGCGGTACCGTGCTTTGTGCCATCCTCTTTGTTTCCTGGGTGAGAAATACTGATCATGGGAATCAAATCACTTGGACCAAGACCCAGATATGTGTTACTGATCAAAGCAGAGTACTGAGATGCAATGTATTTCAGGATTCAAGCTTAATGATCAATAAGAATGAAGTATGTGGCAGCTCTATTTCTTCAGGGCCTTCAATAGATCCAGT TTTGGTGAGGTATGATGTTGAATGCGAGGCACAAAAGGGGCTGAAGAAAAGATGGACTAGTTTGGAAGAAAGAAATCAACCCCATGGGCTGCTCTTAAGTGTCTCAGTATTCCTCTTCAAGCAGATTCTCTGTATAAGAATG CTACTACATATGTATTTGCTCATTGTCATGGTAGTGCCCAAATCCAAACTATATTTCTGA